A single Rubrivivax gelatinosus IL144 DNA region contains:
- a CDS encoding VanZ family protein, with translation MTSERHRSSATPLAAAFAALIVYASLFPFEGWRWPPGQQFTALLVLHWPRWATPFDDWSNFVGYVPLGALLLIAARRSGWRPLPSLALGVLLPAAMSYGAEVTQQFLPTRYSSLKDFVLNAAGGAVGALAGAALHAVGLIDRWHGLRQRWFVPRSAGALALLALWPMGLLFPAPVPLGLGQFGERLRGYALDWLDEVPWADPVYELLASVPTPTDRLWPPAEAAVTVLGLLAPCLVAYSVVAPGWRRAVLVAGALALGTAAMTLSTLLNFGPQHALAWLTPTVGPALLAAAGIALVLAPVGRRVACGLGLVVLTVLVTLVAQAPADPYFADSLQSWEQGRFVRFHGLSQWIGWLWPYAAGGWLLARLASRD, from the coding sequence GTGACGAGCGAACGTCACCGCAGCTCGGCGACGCCGCTGGCGGCGGCGTTCGCGGCGCTGATCGTCTACGCCAGCCTGTTCCCGTTCGAGGGCTGGCGCTGGCCGCCGGGCCAGCAGTTCACGGCGCTGCTCGTGCTGCACTGGCCGCGCTGGGCGACGCCGTTCGACGACTGGTCCAACTTCGTCGGCTACGTGCCGCTCGGGGCGCTGCTACTGATCGCCGCACGGCGCAGCGGCTGGCGGCCGCTGCCCTCGCTGGCGCTGGGCGTGCTGCTGCCGGCGGCGATGTCCTACGGCGCCGAGGTCACGCAGCAGTTCCTGCCGACCCGCTACTCGTCGCTGAAGGACTTCGTGCTCAACGCTGCCGGCGGCGCGGTCGGCGCGCTGGCCGGCGCGGCGCTGCACGCGGTCGGCCTGATCGACCGCTGGCACGGCCTGCGCCAGCGCTGGTTCGTGCCGCGCAGCGCCGGGGCGCTGGCGCTGCTGGCGCTGTGGCCGATGGGCCTGCTGTTCCCGGCGCCGGTGCCGCTGGGCCTGGGCCAGTTCGGCGAGCGTCTGCGCGGCTACGCGCTCGACTGGCTGGACGAGGTGCCCTGGGCCGACCCGGTCTACGAGCTGCTGGCCTCGGTGCCGACGCCGACCGATCGCCTGTGGCCGCCGGCCGAGGCCGCGGTCACGGTGCTGGGCCTGCTCGCGCCCTGCCTGGTGGCGTATTCGGTCGTCGCGCCGGGCTGGCGGCGCGCGGTGCTGGTGGCCGGCGCGCTGGCGCTGGGCACGGCGGCGATGACGCTGTCGACGCTGCTGAACTTCGGCCCGCAGCACGCGCTGGCCTGGCTGACGCCGACCGTCGGCCCGGCGCTGCTGGCGGCGGCCGGCATCGCGCTGGTGCTGGCGCCGGTCGGCCGGCGCGTCGCCTGCGGCCTGGGGCTGGTGGTGCTGACCGTGCTGGTCACGCTCGTCGCCCAGGCCCCAGCCGACCCCTACTTCGCCGACAGCCTGCAGAGCTGGGAGCAGGGCCGCTTCGTGCGTTTCCACGGGCTGTCGCAGTGGATCGGCTGGCTCTGGCCTTATGCCGCCGGCGGCTGGCTGCTCGCCCGCCTGGCCAGTCGCGACTGA
- a CDS encoding CopD family protein: MSYLWVKAFHIIFVASWFAGLFYLPRLFVNLAMVPPDSHAERERLLLMARKLYRFMMILMVPTFVLGLLLWLYYGVGAGAGWLHAKLTLVAGILVYQEFCRRVLKDFENSANKRSHKWFRVFNEVTVILFMAIVVLVVVKPF, from the coding sequence ATGAGCTACCTCTGGGTCAAGGCCTTCCACATCATCTTCGTGGCGAGCTGGTTCGCCGGGCTGTTCTATCTGCCGCGTCTGTTCGTCAATCTGGCGATGGTGCCGCCGGACAGTCATGCCGAGCGCGAGCGCCTGCTGCTGATGGCGCGCAAGCTGTACCGCTTCATGATGATCCTGATGGTCCCGACCTTCGTGCTGGGGCTGCTGCTGTGGCTGTATTACGGCGTCGGCGCGGGGGCCGGCTGGCTGCACGCCAAGCTGACGCTGGTGGCCGGGATCCTCGTCTACCAGGAGTTCTGCCGCCGCGTGCTCAAGGACTTCGAGAACTCGGCCAACAAGCGCTCGCACAAGTGGTTCCGGGTCTTCAACGAAGTCACGGTGATCCTGTTCATGGCGATCGTCGTGCTGGTCGTCGTCAAGCCCTTCTAG
- the hemB gene encoding porphobilinogen synthase, with protein MRTLPPFPASRPRRLRRDAFTRALVRENRLAPEDFILPVFVLEGTKQVQDVPSMPGVQRMSQDMLFGVAEQCVELGIPVLALFPNIDASLKTPDGREATNPDGLIPRTVRALKERFPELGVMTDVALDPYTSHGQDGVLDETGYIINDVTVEVLTAQALTHAAAGVDIVAPSDMMDGRIGAIRSALEAGGHIHTRIMAYSAKYASAFYGPFRDAVGTRGTLGKSDKKVYQMDPGNSNEALREVALDIAEGADMVMVKPGLPYLDIVRRVKDEFGMPTFAYQVSGEYAMIKAAAANGWLDHDAVMMEALLAFKRAGADGILTYFALDAARLLRQR; from the coding sequence GTGCGTACCCTCCCTCCGTTCCCCGCGAGCCGGCCCCGCCGGCTGCGCCGCGATGCCTTCACCCGCGCCCTCGTGCGCGAGAACCGGCTGGCCCCCGAAGACTTCATCCTCCCGGTGTTCGTGCTCGAAGGCACGAAGCAAGTGCAGGACGTGCCGAGCATGCCCGGCGTGCAGCGCATGAGCCAGGACATGCTGTTCGGCGTCGCCGAGCAGTGCGTCGAACTGGGCATCCCGGTGCTGGCACTGTTCCCGAACATCGACGCGTCGCTGAAGACGCCCGACGGCCGCGAAGCGACCAACCCCGACGGCCTGATCCCGCGCACCGTGCGCGCGCTGAAGGAACGTTTCCCCGAGCTCGGCGTGATGACCGACGTCGCGCTGGACCCGTACACCAGCCACGGCCAGGACGGCGTTCTCGACGAGACCGGCTACATCATCAACGACGTCACCGTCGAGGTGCTGACCGCCCAGGCGCTGACGCACGCCGCGGCCGGCGTCGACATCGTCGCGCCCAGCGACATGATGGACGGCCGCATCGGCGCGATCCGCAGCGCGCTGGAGGCCGGCGGCCACATCCACACGCGCATCATGGCCTACAGCGCCAAGTACGCGAGCGCCTTCTACGGCCCGTTCCGCGACGCCGTCGGCACCCGCGGCACGCTGGGCAAGAGCGACAAGAAGGTCTACCAGATGGACCCGGGCAACTCGAACGAGGCCCTGCGCGAAGTGGCGCTGGACATCGCCGAGGGAGCCGACATGGTGATGGTCAAGCCCGGCCTGCCGTACCTGGACATCGTGCGCCGCGTGAAGGACGAGTTCGGCATGCCGACCTTCGCCTATCAGGTCAGCGGCGAGTACGCGATGATCAAGGCCGCCGCCGCCAACGGCTGGCTGGACCACGACGCCGTGATGATGGAAGCGCTGCTCGCCTTCAAGCGCGCCGGCGCCGACGGCATCCTGACCTACTTCGCGCTCGACGCCGCGCGTCTGCTGCGGCAGCGCTGA
- a CDS encoding magnesium transporter CorA family protein, with protein sequence MRVFHVGAPGFRELDALPEALPAEGFLWIGSARRVFELRQGELQAALQRWSLGALVDLHVSDLLNNQLPSHYDYTSWYDLLVFRRLAAAAGSQDLFVDDEHGTMASAERALRAIDTSPVGFAVFDRVLITVHPTDCAVHEHFAARLAGAGARLPASPPDLMLRMVNHMVDSYLDLRRLLTRQLGYLQQRLLDPKSRFGDWSVLLQSRTALHALEDTCEDQRSAMQEWIDALDEWPEPAEAAAQRERELLRVRSRDVLEHVERVLSHVRRLEHSAETAVQMHFSAVAHRTNDIMRTLTVLTAVFLPLNLITGFFGMNFDFLPLVHSSNGIWVAIWLMLAVGVGLAVFFWRKRYLGEQRR encoded by the coding sequence ATGCGGGTCTTCCACGTCGGCGCGCCGGGTTTCCGTGAACTCGACGCGCTGCCGGAAGCGCTGCCGGCCGAGGGCTTCCTCTGGATCGGCAGCGCGCGCCGCGTCTTCGAGCTGCGGCAAGGCGAGTTGCAGGCGGCGCTGCAGCGCTGGAGCCTCGGCGCGCTCGTCGACCTGCACGTCTCGGACCTGCTGAACAACCAGCTGCCGAGCCACTACGACTACACCTCCTGGTACGACCTGCTGGTCTTCCGCCGCCTCGCGGCGGCGGCCGGCAGCCAGGATCTGTTCGTCGACGACGAACACGGCACGATGGCCAGCGCCGAACGCGCGCTGCGAGCGATCGACACCAGCCCGGTCGGCTTCGCCGTCTTCGACCGCGTGCTGATCACCGTGCACCCGACCGACTGCGCCGTGCACGAGCACTTCGCCGCGCGCCTGGCCGGCGCCGGCGCGCGCCTGCCGGCCAGCCCGCCGGACCTGATGCTGCGCATGGTCAACCACATGGTCGACAGCTACCTCGACCTGCGCCGGCTGCTGACGCGCCAGCTCGGCTACCTGCAGCAACGCCTGCTCGACCCGAAGAGCCGCTTCGGCGACTGGAGCGTGCTACTGCAGTCGCGCACCGCACTGCACGCGCTGGAAGACACCTGCGAGGACCAGCGCAGCGCGATGCAGGAATGGATCGACGCGCTCGACGAATGGCCCGAACCCGCCGAAGCCGCGGCCCAGCGCGAACGCGAGCTGCTGCGCGTGCGCTCGCGCGACGTGCTCGAACACGTCGAACGCGTGCTCTCGCACGTGCGCCGGCTCGAGCACTCGGCCGAGACCGCGGTGCAGATGCACTTCTCGGCGGTGGCCCACCGCACCAACGACATCATGCGCACGCTGACGGTGCTGACCGCCGTCTTCCTGCCGCTGAACCTGATCACCGGCTTCTTCGGCATGAACTTCGACTTCCTGCCGCTGGTGCATTCGAGCAACGGCATCTGGGTCGCGATCTGGCTGATGCTGGCCGTCGGCGTCGGCCTGGCGGTGTTCTTCTGGCGCAAGCGCTACCTCGGCGAACAACGCCGCTGA
- a CDS encoding DMT family transporter, which yields MSRPTRRQLAVLLLLTLIWGLNWPVMKLGVSGFPPLSFRAVSMLAGLPLFGLALLAMRVPLALPREHWGELLRLTVSNMLVWHVVVILAIPSLSSGRAAILGYSMPVFAALWGRWLFGDRLGWRQLAGVAAAGLGVVLLLAHEAGRLAGAPWAAAAMLLAAATWAYGTHRLRRSTIPVPLLAVSFWMTAVTTLVMSVLALAFESQRWTMPSAPGAWAIAYNAIGVFCFAQAAWFYLARTLPPVASSISVMMIPVLGTFSGALVLGETLHWQDFAAMLLIVAAIASVLARPKAG from the coding sequence ATGAGCCGTCCCACCCGCCGCCAGCTGGCGGTCCTGCTGCTGCTGACCCTGATCTGGGGCCTGAACTGGCCGGTGATGAAACTCGGCGTCAGCGGCTTCCCGCCGCTGTCCTTCCGCGCCGTGTCGATGCTCGCCGGGCTGCCGCTGTTCGGCCTGGCGCTGCTGGCGATGCGCGTGCCGCTGGCTCTGCCGCGCGAGCACTGGGGCGAGCTGCTGCGGCTGACGGTGTCCAACATGCTGGTCTGGCACGTCGTCGTGATCCTCGCGATCCCGTCGCTGAGCTCGGGCCGCGCGGCGATCCTCGGCTATTCGATGCCGGTGTTCGCGGCGCTCTGGGGCCGCTGGCTGTTCGGCGACCGGCTGGGCTGGCGCCAGCTCGCCGGCGTCGCCGCCGCCGGGCTGGGTGTCGTGCTGCTGCTGGCGCACGAGGCCGGGCGCCTGGCCGGCGCGCCCTGGGCCGCGGCGGCGATGCTGCTGGCCGCGGCGACCTGGGCCTATGGCACGCACCGCCTGCGCCGCAGCACGATCCCGGTGCCGCTGCTGGCGGTGTCGTTCTGGATGACGGCGGTGACGACGCTGGTGATGAGCGTGCTGGCGCTGGCCTTCGAGTCGCAGCGCTGGACCATGCCCTCGGCGCCGGGGGCCTGGGCCATCGCCTACAACGCCATCGGCGTGTTCTGCTTCGCGCAGGCGGCCTGGTTCTACCTGGCGCGCACGCTGCCGCCGGTGGCCAGCTCGATCAGCGTGATGATGATCCCGGTGCTGGGCACCTTCTCCGGTGCGCTGGTGCTCGGCGAGACGCTGCACTGGCAGGACTTCGCCGCGATGCTGCTGATCGTCGCCGCGATCGCCTCGGTGCTGGCGCGGCCCAAGGCCGGCTGA
- the ybeY gene encoding rRNA maturation RNase YbeY gives MKPELQLSLQFADARHRGALARHRVARFVRAALETSGRIAVRIVDEDEGRTLNREYRGKDYATNVLTFDYEHEPEVVADLVLCAPVVEREAAEQGVTLEAHYAHLLVHGTLHAQGWDHEDDGEAEAMEARETELLAALGFADPYARG, from the coding sequence GTGAAGCCTGAACTCCAACTGTCGCTGCAGTTCGCCGACGCCCGCCACCGCGGCGCGCTGGCGCGCCACCGCGTCGCGCGCTTCGTGCGCGCGGCGCTCGAAACCTCCGGCCGCATCGCGGTGCGCATCGTCGACGAGGACGAAGGCCGCACGCTCAACCGCGAGTACCGCGGCAAGGACTACGCGACCAACGTGCTGACCTTCGACTACGAGCACGAGCCCGAGGTCGTCGCCGACCTGGTCCTCTGTGCGCCGGTCGTCGAGCGCGAGGCCGCCGAGCAGGGCGTCACGCTGGAGGCGCACTACGCCCACCTGCTGGTGCACGGCACGCTGCACGCGCAGGGCTGGGACCACGAGGACGACGGCGAGGCCGAGGCGATGGAAGCGCGCGAGACCGAGCTGCTCGCCGCGCTGGGCTTCGCCGACCCCTACGCCCGCGGCTGA
- a CDS encoding PhoH family protein: MIRRHTLAPADHRRLAHLCGPLDAHLRAIEAGLGVTLARRDDSFRIDGPRPAVERAVALLDRLYEQAEAPIGERRLQLALAEAGAMPPPAPGTPAEGSAERIVLHTRHADLVGRTPNQVQYLRQILAHDITFGIGPAGTGKTFLAVACAVDALERHGVQRIVLTRPAVEAGERLGFLPGDLAQKVDPYLRPLYDALYDLMGFDRVAKAFERGLIEIAPLAFMRGRTLNHAFVILDEAQNTTREQMKMFLTRIGFGSKCVVTGDVSQVDLPKGMASGLVEARHILKRVPGIAFTDFTAADVVRHPLVARIVEAYDAAREPREA; this comes from the coding sequence TTGATCCGCCGCCACACGCTCGCCCCGGCCGACCACCGTCGCCTCGCCCACCTCTGCGGGCCGCTCGACGCGCACCTGCGCGCCATCGAAGCCGGCCTCGGCGTGACGCTCGCGCGCCGCGACGACAGCTTCCGCATCGACGGGCCGCGCCCGGCGGTCGAACGCGCCGTCGCCCTGCTCGACCGGTTGTATGAACAGGCCGAGGCGCCGATCGGCGAACGCCGGCTGCAGCTCGCGCTGGCCGAAGCCGGCGCGATGCCGCCGCCCGCGCCCGGCACGCCTGCAGAAGGCAGCGCCGAGCGCATCGTGCTGCATACGCGCCATGCCGACCTCGTCGGCCGCACGCCGAATCAGGTGCAGTACCTGCGCCAGATCCTGGCGCACGACATCACGTTCGGCATCGGCCCGGCCGGCACCGGCAAGACCTTTCTCGCCGTCGCCTGCGCCGTCGACGCGCTGGAGCGCCACGGCGTGCAGCGCATCGTGCTGACGCGCCCGGCGGTCGAAGCCGGCGAGCGCCTGGGTTTCCTGCCCGGCGACCTGGCGCAGAAGGTCGACCCTTATCTGCGGCCGCTCTACGACGCGCTCTACGACCTGATGGGCTTCGACCGCGTCGCCAAGGCCTTCGAGCGCGGGCTGATCGAGATCGCGCCGCTGGCCTTCATGCGCGGGCGCACGCTGAACCACGCTTTCGTCATCCTCGACGAGGCGCAGAACACGACGCGCGAGCAGATGAAGATGTTCCTCACGCGCATCGGCTTCGGCAGCAAATGCGTCGTCACCGGCGACGTCAGCCAGGTCGACCTGCCCAAGGGCATGGCCAGCGGCCTGGTCGAGGCGCGGCACATCCTCAAGCGCGTGCCGGGCATCGCGTTCACCGATTTCACCGCCGCCGACGTCGTGCGCCACCCGCTGGTGGCGCGCATCGTCGAGGCCTACGACGCCGCCCGGGAGCCGCGTGAAGCCTGA
- the embS gene encoding sensor histidine kinase EmbS, translating to MSPPALLRRLSSLLTVLLFALLSLPAAAQTLRITSALAAPGDTPGFPADADAQPVSLPDDWSRSRPGASGPVWYRIGFRAPERPGDDELSALYIERACTNLEVYLNGQLVFSGGRMREPLTNNCGQPQLVTLPSALIAPELNTLDIKVAGQSMARVGSRWRAGGLSALELGPQSLLLHRQARQHTFAVALPQALSATLLLMGSFMFVLGTINRRESHLAYFGALTVLWSALEARLWLRTVPVDAAVAEFLLCSLLAFITLAAVQFLLRYAQHRSRIADRLLPLQCAAMPATLVLAGPERLHVLTMLWSLVLGLQVGAAAIYYLRAQWRGHSRSSWVMAATLGTLALAGLVEFVSQQVGGSPMPAQAARLVAPLMFVVVGLRLVQQHGRALQEAELGRAHLEERVREATAEIERNFRQLAELRVEQITERERKRIAADLHDDLGAKLLTIVHTSDDQRISTLAREALEEMRLSVRGLTGRAVRLADALGDWRAEVVNRLAQAGIQAEWEAPEDLTQMLSARAFVQTTRILREATSNIIKHSGGSHASVTCTVADGDFKVVVQDDGDGIKIENDGRLDRGHGMATMKNRAKQLQGQCLVESAPGRGTVIRLTIPLDRALEAAS from the coding sequence ATGTCGCCGCCCGCCCTGCTCCGCCGCCTGTCGTCGCTGCTGACCGTGTTGCTGTTCGCCCTGCTGTCGCTGCCGGCGGCGGCGCAGACGCTGCGCATCACCTCGGCGCTGGCGGCGCCGGGCGACACGCCCGGTTTCCCGGCCGACGCCGACGCCCAGCCGGTCAGCCTGCCCGACGACTGGTCGCGTTCGCGCCCCGGCGCCAGCGGCCCGGTCTGGTACCGCATCGGCTTTCGCGCCCCCGAGCGCCCGGGCGACGACGAGCTGAGCGCGCTGTACATCGAACGCGCCTGCACCAACCTCGAGGTCTACCTCAACGGCCAGCTGGTCTTCAGCGGCGGGCGCATGCGCGAGCCGCTGACCAACAACTGCGGCCAGCCGCAGCTGGTGACGCTGCCGTCGGCGCTGATCGCGCCCGAGCTGAACACGCTGGACATCAAGGTCGCCGGCCAGTCGATGGCGCGCGTGGGCTCGCGCTGGCGCGCCGGCGGGCTGTCGGCGCTGGAACTCGGGCCGCAGTCGCTGCTGCTGCACCGCCAGGCGCGCCAGCACACCTTCGCCGTCGCGCTGCCGCAGGCGCTGTCGGCGACGCTGCTGCTGATGGGCAGCTTCATGTTCGTGCTCGGCACGATCAACCGGCGCGAGTCGCACCTGGCCTACTTCGGCGCGCTGACCGTGCTGTGGTCGGCGCTGGAGGCGCGGCTGTGGCTGCGCACCGTGCCGGTGGACGCCGCCGTCGCCGAGTTCCTGCTCTGTTCGCTGCTGGCCTTCATCACGCTGGCGGCGGTGCAGTTCCTGCTGCGCTACGCCCAGCACCGCAGCCGCATCGCCGACCGGCTGCTGCCGCTGCAGTGCGCGGCGATGCCGGCGACCCTGGTGCTCGCCGGCCCCGAGCGCCTGCACGTGCTGACGATGCTGTGGTCGCTGGTGCTCGGACTGCAGGTCGGCGCCGCAGCGATCTACTACCTGCGCGCGCAGTGGCGCGGGCATTCGCGCTCGTCGTGGGTGATGGCGGCGACGCTGGGCACGCTGGCGCTGGCCGGGCTGGTGGAGTTCGTCTCGCAGCAGGTCGGCGGCAGCCCGATGCCGGCGCAGGCCGCGCGTCTGGTGGCGCCGCTGATGTTCGTCGTCGTCGGCCTGCGCCTGGTGCAGCAGCACGGCCGCGCGCTGCAGGAAGCCGAACTCGGCCGCGCCCATCTCGAGGAGCGCGTGCGCGAAGCCACCGCCGAGATCGAACGCAACTTCCGTCAGCTCGCCGAGCTGCGTGTCGAGCAGATCACCGAGCGCGAACGCAAGCGCATCGCCGCCGACCTGCACGACGACCTGGGCGCCAAGCTGCTGACCATCGTGCACACCAGCGACGACCAGCGCATCTCGACGCTGGCGCGCGAGGCGCTGGAGGAGATGCGGCTGTCGGTGCGCGGCCTCACCGGCCGTGCGGTGCGCCTGGCCGACGCGCTGGGCGACTGGCGTGCCGAGGTCGTCAACCGGCTCGCGCAGGCCGGCATCCAGGCCGAGTGGGAAGCGCCCGAGGACCTGACGCAGATGCTGTCGGCGCGCGCCTTCGTGCAGACCACGCGCATCCTGCGCGAGGCGACGAGCAACATCATCAAACACAGCGGCGGCTCGCACGCCTCGGTGACCTGCACGGTGGCCGACGGCGACTTCAAGGTCGTTGTCCAGGACGACGGCGACGGCATCAAGATCGAGAACGACGGCCGGCTGGACCGCGGCCACGGCATGGCGACGATGAAGAACCGCGCCAAGCAGCTGCAGGGCCAGTGTCTCGTCGAGTCCGCGCCGGGGCGCGGGACCGTGATACGGCTCACGATCCCGCTCGACCGGGCGCTCGAGGCCGCCTCCTAG
- the embR gene encoding response regulator transcription factor EmbR, translated as MKNVLLLEDLPEIRAWMRKLVLQVFPTAQISESARVQDAISLAAAVKFELALIDLGLPDGSGVDVVTKLRDVQPDAQSVVVTIHDDDEHLFPALQAGAFGYILKEQPRELIVEQLQRISQGEPPLSPSIARRMMAHFTQKAKPQTSLLPHVQLTDRESEVLLRVAKGYTLPEIGVQLGLSRHTIADYVKQIYRKLNVSSRAEAALEAQRQGLFR; from the coding sequence ATGAAGAACGTCCTGCTGCTCGAAGACCTGCCCGAGATCCGCGCCTGGATGCGCAAGCTGGTGCTCCAGGTCTTCCCGACCGCCCAGATCTCGGAAAGCGCCCGCGTCCAGGACGCGATCTCGCTGGCCGCGGCCGTCAAGTTCGAACTCGCGCTGATCGACCTGGGCCTGCCCGACGGCAGCGGCGTCGATGTCGTCACCAAGCTGCGCGACGTGCAGCCCGACGCCCAGTCGGTCGTGGTCACGATCCACGACGACGACGAGCACCTGTTCCCGGCGCTGCAGGCCGGCGCCTTCGGCTACATCCTGAAGGAGCAGCCGCGCGAGCTGATCGTCGAGCAGTTGCAGCGCATCAGCCAGGGCGAGCCGCCGCTGTCGCCGTCGATCGCGCGGCGCATGATGGCCCACTTCACGCAGAAGGCGAAGCCGCAGACCTCGCTGCTGCCGCACGTGCAGCTGACCGACCGCGAGAGCGAAGTGCTGCTGCGCGTGGCCAAGGGCTACACGCTGCCCGAGATCGGCGTGCAGCTGGGCCTGTCGCGCCACACGATCGCCGACTACGTCAAGCAGATCTACCGCAAGCTCAACGTGAGCTCGCGCGCCGAGGCCGCGCTCGAGGCGCAGCGCCAGGGCCTGTTCCGCTGA
- the ruvA gene encoding Holliday junction branch migration protein RuvA — protein MIGRLSGTLAEKNPPQLLVDVGGVGYEVDVPMSTFYHLPALGERVVLLTEFVVREDAQQLFGFLTASERATFRLLVKISGVGPRMALALLSGLSVAELSQAVAAQDGARLVKVPGIGKKTAERVLLELKGKLAPDLGLPSAAGGAGDAHADIVQALMALGYNEREAQAAAKALPKDVGVSEGIKLALKALNR, from the coding sequence ATGATCGGACGACTCTCCGGCACGCTGGCCGAAAAGAATCCCCCGCAGCTGCTCGTCGACGTCGGCGGCGTCGGCTACGAGGTCGACGTGCCGATGAGCACGTTCTACCACCTGCCCGCGCTCGGCGAGCGCGTCGTGCTGCTGACCGAGTTCGTCGTACGCGAGGACGCGCAGCAGCTCTTCGGCTTTCTCACAGCGAGCGAACGCGCGACCTTCCGGCTGCTGGTCAAGATCAGCGGCGTCGGCCCGCGCATGGCGCTGGCGCTGCTGTCGGGGCTGTCGGTGGCCGAGCTGTCGCAGGCCGTCGCGGCGCAGGACGGCGCGCGCCTCGTCAAGGTGCCGGGCATCGGCAAGAAGACCGCCGAACGCGTGCTGCTGGAGTTGAAGGGCAAGCTCGCGCCCGACCTGGGCCTGCCCTCGGCCGCCGGCGGCGCCGGCGACGCCCATGCCGACATCGTGCAGGCGCTGATGGCGCTGGGCTACAACGAGCGCGAGGCGCAGGCGGCGGCCAAGGCGCTGCCCAAGGACGTCGGGGTCAGCGAGGGCATCAAGCTGGCCCTGAAAGCCTTGAACCGTTAG
- a CDS encoding copper chaperone PCu(A)C, with translation MNRTAAAAIGVLMSLAAAAASAQTTVKDAWIRGTVAQQKATGLFAQISSVQGSRLVGVSSPVAGVAEVHEMAMEGNVMKMRALPNGLALPAGQTVELKPGGYHVMLMDLKQPLEAGATVPVTLVFEGADKKRESVELQVPVKAMNAAMPAMKHSGH, from the coding sequence ATGAACCGTACCGCCGCCGCCGCGATCGGCGTGCTGATGAGCCTGGCCGCAGCGGCCGCCTCGGCGCAGACCACCGTCAAGGACGCCTGGATCCGCGGCACCGTCGCCCAGCAGAAGGCGACCGGCCTGTTCGCCCAGATCAGCTCGGTGCAGGGTTCGCGCCTGGTCGGCGTCTCCTCGCCGGTGGCCGGCGTCGCCGAGGTCCACGAGATGGCGATGGAAGGCAACGTGATGAAGATGCGTGCGCTGCCCAACGGCCTGGCGCTGCCGGCCGGCCAGACCGTCGAGCTCAAGCCCGGCGGCTACCACGTGATGCTCATGGATCTGAAGCAGCCGCTGGAAGCCGGCGCGACGGTGCCGGTGACGCTGGTCTTCGAAGGCGCCGACAAGAAGCGCGAGAGCGTCGAGCTGCAAGTGCCGGTGAAGGCGATGAACGCCGCGATGCCGGCGATGAAGCACAGCGGTCACTGA
- the ruvB gene encoding Holliday junction branch migration DNA helicase RuvB, translating to MAIKTDDFGTPPAPRVVSAAPASPNEEAIERALRPKVLDEYVGQARAREQLEIFIHAARGRAEALDHVLLFGPPGLGKTTLAHIVAAELGVNLRQTSGPVLEKPRDLAAILTNLEKNDVLFIDEIHRLSPVVEEILYPALEDYQIDIMIGDGPAARSIKLDLQPFTLVGATTRAGMLTNPLRDRFGIVARLEFYTSDELTRIVTRSAGLLGVEVDPAGALEVARRSRGTPRIANRLLRRVRDYAQVKGDGRIDAPIADKALALLDVDPLGFDVMDRKLLEAVIHRFDGGPVGLDNVAAAIGEESGTIEDVIEPYLIQQGYLQRTPRGRVATLAAYRHLGLAPPQRAGGDLFGVN from the coding sequence ATGGCGATCAAGACCGACGACTTCGGCACTCCCCCGGCCCCGCGCGTGGTCAGCGCCGCCCCCGCCTCGCCCAACGAGGAGGCGATCGAGCGTGCGCTGCGACCCAAGGTGCTGGACGAGTACGTCGGCCAGGCGCGTGCACGCGAGCAGCTGGAGATCTTCATCCACGCCGCACGCGGCCGCGCCGAGGCGCTGGACCACGTGCTGCTGTTCGGCCCGCCGGGGCTGGGCAAGACGACGCTGGCGCACATCGTCGCCGCGGAACTGGGCGTCAACCTGCGCCAGACCTCGGGCCCGGTGCTGGAGAAGCCGCGCGACCTGGCGGCGATCCTGACCAATCTCGAGAAGAACGACGTGCTGTTCATCGACGAGATCCACCGCCTGTCGCCGGTCGTCGAGGAGATCCTCTACCCGGCGCTGGAGGACTACCAGATCGACATCATGATCGGCGACGGCCCGGCGGCGCGTTCGATCAAGCTCGACCTGCAGCCCTTCACGCTGGTCGGCGCCACCACGCGCGCCGGCATGCTGACCAACCCGCTGCGCGACCGCTTCGGCATCGTCGCGCGGCTGGAGTTCTATACCTCCGACGAGCTGACGCGCATCGTCACGCGCTCGGCCGGGCTGCTCGGCGTCGAGGTCGACCCGGCCGGCGCGCTGGAAGTCGCGCGGCGCTCGCGCGGCACGCCGCGCATCGCCAACCGGCTGCTGCGCCGCGTGCGCGACTACGCCCAGGTCAAGGGCGACGGCCGCATCGATGCGCCGATCGCCGACAAGGCGCTGGCGCTGCTGGACGTCGACCCGCTGGGCTTCGACGTCATGGACCGCAAGCTGCTGGAGGCGGTGATCCACCGCTTCGACGGCGGCCCGGTGGGCCTGGACAACGTCGCCGCGGCGATCGGCGAGGAGTCGGGCACGATCGAGGACGTCATCGAGCCCTACCTGATCCAGCAGGGCTACCTGCAGCGCACGCCGCGCGGCCGCGTCGCGACGCTCGCCGCCTACCGCCACCTGGGCCTCGCGCCGCCGCAGCGCGCCGGGGGCGACCTGTTCGGCGTCAACTGA